A stretch of Caenibius tardaugens NBRC 16725 DNA encodes these proteins:
- a CDS encoding Do family serine endopeptidase, producing MVSLVSGVPAGAQVAQNDESEMRSVVPRAGAPASFADLTEQLAPAVVNISTRQRLKVPNNPLAQLFGMPGGGGPQTREAQSLGSGFIVTADGYVVTNNHVITAEGQGEVESITVTMPDGTEYPAQLVGRDAASDLAVLKIQRPKPFPFVEFGDSSRARVGDWVVAIGNPFGLGGTVTSGIVSAVYRNTGSGGAYDRYIQTDASINRGNSGGPMFDMRGQVIGINNAIFSPSGGSVGIGFAIPAEVAQPIVQKLMKGQSIERGYLGIRIQPVNEDLAASLGIAHNRGEFVQAVEPGLAADKAGLQGGDVVLKVDGKDVTPDQTLSYLVANIAPGTRIPIELIRDGQRRTVNATVGKRPSEEELARQQMFDPETGAQNQGNDQGAEKTGKVEEALGVQVIPLTPQIARQLGVPDATKGVVVAGVDPNSDAAAKGLQRGDIVLQANYKAVGSPAELEQIVTAAKSAKRDALLLQVQRRGGPALYVPIRLR from the coding sequence ATGGTATCGCTGGTTTCCGGGGTTCCCGCCGGAGCGCAAGTCGCACAAAACGACGAGAGCGAAATGCGCTCGGTCGTGCCCCGTGCCGGTGCCCCGGCCAGCTTTGCCGACCTGACAGAGCAGCTGGCACCAGCCGTGGTCAACATTTCCACGCGCCAGCGGCTGAAGGTTCCCAACAACCCGCTAGCGCAGTTGTTCGGTATGCCGGGCGGCGGCGGACCCCAGACCCGCGAGGCGCAATCGCTCGGTTCCGGGTTCATCGTCACGGCCGATGGCTATGTGGTGACGAACAACCACGTGATCACGGCAGAAGGCCAGGGTGAGGTTGAATCCATCACCGTGACCATGCCCGATGGCACCGAATATCCCGCGCAACTGGTCGGTCGCGATGCGGCGTCGGACCTTGCCGTGCTGAAAATTCAGCGGCCCAAGCCGTTCCCCTTCGTGGAATTCGGCGATTCATCGCGCGCACGCGTGGGTGACTGGGTCGTAGCGATCGGCAATCCCTTCGGCCTCGGCGGCACGGTTACGTCGGGTATCGTGTCGGCGGTTTACCGCAACACCGGTTCCGGCGGCGCTTACGATCGCTATATCCAGACCGATGCCAGCATCAACCGCGGCAATTCCGGCGGCCCGATGTTCGACATGCGCGGCCAGGTGATCGGGATCAACAACGCGATCTTTTCGCCTTCGGGCGGCAGCGTCGGCATTGGCTTCGCCATTCCGGCGGAAGTCGCGCAGCCGATCGTGCAGAAACTGATGAAGGGCCAGTCGATCGAACGCGGCTATCTCGGCATCCGCATCCAGCCGGTGAACGAAGATCTTGCGGCGTCGCTTGGCATTGCCCACAATCGCGGCGAATTCGTTCAGGCGGTTGAACCGGGCCTTGCGGCTGACAAGGCCGGCCTGCAAGGTGGCGACGTGGTGCTCAAGGTCGATGGCAAGGATGTGACCCCTGACCAGACGCTTTCCTATCTCGTGGCCAATATTGCCCCCGGCACGCGGATCCCGATCGAACTGATCCGCGACGGCCAGCGCCGTACGGTCAACGCCACGGTCGGCAAACGCCCGAGCGAGGAAGAACTCGCCCGCCAGCAGATGTTCGATCCCGAAACCGGCGCCCAGAATCAGGGCAACGATCAGGGCGCGGAAAAAACCGGGAAGGTGGAAGAAGCCCTCGGCGTGCAGGTCATCCCGCTGACACCGCAAATCGCCCGTCAGCTGGGTGTGCCCGATGCCACCAAGGGTGTGGTTGTGGCCGGGGTGGACCCCAATTCCGACGCGGCGGCAAAGGGGCTGCAGCGGGGCGATATCGTCCTGCAGGCCAACTACAAGGCCGTCGGTTCCCCGGCTGAACTGGAACAGATCGTAACCGCTGCCAAATCGGCCAAGCGTGATGCCCTGCTGTTGCAGGTGCAACGCCGCGGCGGCCCGGCACTCTACGTGCCGATCCGCTTGCGCTGA
- the hflK gene encoding FtsH protease activity modulator HflK — protein sequence MKRTGGYFSQIALAMAGRRSPWGGSSGGGDNGGNGGDGPPEDSGSGGSGDSPPPRGPRNPWLPGGGESGGDAGPDRDGPRRTGNIEDLFRKRGPEGPRRTPGGPGGPNIRLPERPGGGSWFPLVLGAVVVVGLGISMVHQVGPKEQGIVTTVGKYSRTLQPGLNFTLPWPIQQVSVEPVSTIRSFRIPAGGQEKLILTGDQNLVDLTYLIRWNIKDLKQFRFQLAQPEETINEVAEAAMRASVAERTLDETFSGAGRAEIEQRVRDRMQAVLDAYRSGIAVQGVEIGKTDPPERVVEAFKDVSAAQQDADADINRARAWAQQVLAQAEGEAAAFDKVYAEYKLAPDVTRQRMYYETMERVLGKTNKTIVEAPGVTPYLPLPEIKQRATKKPEGQ from the coding sequence ATGAAACGTACGGGTGGTTATTTCAGTCAGATCGCGCTGGCCATGGCTGGCAGGCGTAGCCCCTGGGGCGGCAGCTCCGGTGGTGGGGACAATGGTGGCAACGGTGGCGATGGTCCGCCGGAAGACAGCGGTTCAGGAGGGTCTGGCGACAGCCCGCCTCCACGGGGGCCACGCAATCCCTGGCTGCCCGGTGGCGGCGAGAGCGGCGGTGATGCCGGTCCCGACCGTGATGGCCCGCGCCGCACTGGCAACATCGAAGATCTGTTCCGCAAACGCGGCCCTGAAGGCCCGCGCCGCACCCCCGGTGGCCCCGGCGGCCCGAATATACGCCTGCCCGAACGCCCCGGCGGCGGCAGCTGGTTCCCGCTGGTGCTGGGCGCGGTCGTGGTTGTCGGCCTGGGTATCAGCATGGTCCATCAGGTCGGCCCGAAGGAACAGGGCATTGTCACCACGGTCGGCAAATATTCGCGCACGCTGCAGCCAGGCCTGAATTTCACGCTGCCATGGCCGATCCAGCAAGTCAGCGTTGAACCCGTCAGCACGATCCGTTCATTCCGTATCCCGGCGGGCGGGCAGGAAAAGCTGATTCTGACCGGCGACCAGAACCTCGTCGATCTGACCTATCTCATCCGCTGGAACATCAAGGACTTGAAGCAGTTCCGTTTCCAGCTTGCCCAGCCCGAAGAAACCATCAACGAAGTGGCGGAAGCCGCCATGCGCGCATCGGTGGCCGAACGCACGCTGGATGAAACATTCTCGGGCGCGGGCCGCGCCGAAATCGAACAGCGCGTGCGCGACCGGATGCAGGCCGTGCTTGATGCCTATCGTTCGGGCATCGCGGTTCAGGGCGTGGAAATCGGCAAGACCGACCCGCCCGAACGCGTGGTAGAGGCGTTCAAGGACGTTTCCGCCGCACAGCAGGATGCCGATGCCGATATCAACCGCGCCCGCGCCTGGGCGCAGCAGGTTCTGGCACAGGCCGAAGGTGAAGCCGCAGCCTTCGACAAGGTCTACGCGGAATACAAGCTGGCCCCTGATGTCACACGCCAGCGCATGTATTACGAAACCATGGAACGTGTGCTTGGCAAGACCAACAAGACGATTGTGGAAGCCCCCGGCGTAACCCCGTATCTGCCGCTGCCCGAAATCAAGCAGCGCGCCACCAAGAAGCCGGAAGGGCAGTAA
- a CDS encoding molybdopterin cofactor-binding domain-containing protein produces the protein MAGAKERLTMELTRRGLLIGAAVGGGLFVAWGLGGRHFAPPLTPREGEFAFDAWLKIARDGVVSVAQPQLEMGQGISTLLPQIVAMELGADWRQIAVEPAPVSGAYPNMPLAARWAPCGCRWRRPWRISRAIG, from the coding sequence ATGGCTGGCGCAAAGGAACGGCTAACGATGGAACTGACCCGGCGGGGATTGCTGATCGGCGCCGCTGTCGGGGGCGGTCTGTTTGTCGCATGGGGTCTGGGCGGGCGCCATTTTGCTCCGCCGTTGACCCCGCGCGAAGGCGAATTCGCATTCGATGCCTGGCTCAAGATCGCGCGCGACGGCGTGGTTTCGGTGGCGCAGCCGCAACTGGAAATGGGGCAGGGGATATCCACGCTCCTGCCGCAGATCGTGGCGATGGAACTGGGTGCGGACTGGCGGCAGATCGCGGTGGAACCGGCGCCGGTCAGCGGGGCCTATCCCAATATGCCGCTGGCGGCGCGGTGGGCCCCTTGTGGATGCCGCTGGCGCCGTCCCTGGCGGATCAGCCGGGCGATTGGCTGA
- the hflC gene encoding protease modulator HflC yields MERIWENHKLALIALAVVLAVLMSAVVIVPETQQAVVVRTGEPVRVINRFRPNTPYGQTGAGMVLRIPILESVQRVDKRVIALDMERQQVLSADQQRLQVDAYARFRIIDPVLMVETAGTEEQVVAQLQPILTSVLRQELGRRSFTSLLTAERGTAMTNIRNKLDRQAREYGAQIIDVRIKRTDLPDGTPLEAAYTRMQTDREREAATIRAQGRKDAQIIRAEAEATAAKTYALSFGKDPRFYDFYRAMQSYVTTFETGEGDSSIILSPDNEYLRQFRGTR; encoded by the coding sequence ATGGAACGCATCTGGGAAAACCACAAGCTTGCGCTGATCGCTCTCGCCGTCGTGCTGGCCGTCTTGATGTCAGCCGTGGTGATCGTGCCCGAAACACAGCAGGCGGTGGTCGTCCGCACAGGTGAACCTGTGCGCGTCATCAACCGGTTCCGCCCCAATACGCCTTATGGCCAGACCGGTGCGGGCATGGTCCTGCGTATTCCGATCCTGGAAAGCGTACAGCGCGTCGACAAGCGCGTTATCGCGCTGGATATGGAGCGGCAGCAGGTGCTTTCCGCCGATCAGCAGCGTCTGCAAGTCGATGCCTACGCCCGTTTCCGGATCATCGATCCGGTGCTGATGGTCGAAACCGCCGGCACGGAAGAACAAGTGGTCGCGCAATTGCAGCCGATTCTGACTTCGGTCCTGCGGCAGGAACTCGGTCGGCGCAGCTTCACCTCGCTGCTGACTGCCGAACGCGGGACAGCGATGACCAACATCCGCAACAAACTGGACCGGCAAGCCCGCGAATATGGTGCGCAGATCATCGACGTGCGGATCAAGCGCACGGATCTGCCCGACGGCACCCCGCTGGAGGCCGCCTATACCCGCATGCAGACCGATCGTGAACGCGAAGCCGCCACCATTCGCGCGCAAGGCCGCAAGGATGCGCAAATCATCCGTGCCGAAGCCGAAGCCACCGCGGCCAAGACCTATGCCCTCAGTTTCGGCAAGGACCCGCGGTTCTACGATTTCTACCGCGCCATGCAGAGCTACGTGACGACCTTCGAAACCGGAGAGGGTGACAGTTCTATCATTCTTTCGCCGGATAACGAATATCTTCGCCAGTTCCGTGGGACGCGCTAG
- a CDS encoding Mrp/NBP35 family ATP-binding protein, with translation MNETELKATLPPVVADRLQSLRLSDDSVTLVLDAGGLDRAEGAALETAARDAIIGAGGPHDVRVALVANKVKRRIIAVASGKGGVGKSTLTTNLAVALARQGHKVGVVDADIYGPSQPRLLANEGARPEAADKKLLPVPSPYGVPVLSMGHLAKPGQAIAWRGPMAGNALGQLIEADWGTVDTLLIDMPPGTGDIQLTMMQKYRPDGVVIVSTPQDLALIDAKRAIDLFGQVDVPVIGLVENMAGYLCPHCGKGSDPFGHGGAEQAAHDMGLPFLGRVPLALEIREKSDAGTPPAAGDGPQAESFAALARQLAAWLAQRNG, from the coding sequence ATGAATGAAACAGAACTGAAAGCCACGCTGCCACCGGTGGTTGCCGACCGTCTTCAATCGCTGCGCCTGTCGGATGACAGCGTAACGCTGGTGCTCGACGCGGGTGGGCTCGACCGTGCGGAAGGCGCGGCGCTGGAGACGGCGGCACGCGATGCGATTATCGGCGCGGGCGGCCCGCATGATGTGCGTGTGGCACTGGTGGCGAACAAGGTGAAACGGCGGATTATCGCGGTGGCTTCGGGCAAAGGCGGGGTCGGCAAGTCCACTCTGACGACCAACCTCGCCGTGGCGCTGGCGCGGCAGGGGCACAAGGTCGGCGTGGTCGATGCGGACATTTATGGCCCGTCGCAACCGCGTCTTCTGGCCAATGAAGGCGCAAGGCCCGAAGCGGCCGACAAGAAGCTGCTGCCCGTCCCCAGCCCTTATGGCGTGCCGGTGCTGTCGATGGGGCATCTCGCCAAACCCGGGCAGGCGATCGCCTGGCGTGGGCCGATGGCGGGCAATGCGCTGGGGCAACTGATCGAAGCCGATTGGGGCACGGTAGATACCCTGCTGATCGACATGCCGCCGGGCACGGGCGATATCCAGTTGACGATGATGCAGAAGTATCGCCCCGATGGTGTAGTGATCGTCTCCACCCCGCAGGATTTGGCCCTGATCGATGCGAAGCGCGCGATCGATCTGTTCGGACAGGTCGATGTGCCGGTGATCGGGCTGGTGGAGAACATGGCAGGCTATCTTTGCCCCCATTGCGGCAAGGGCAGCGATCCCTTCGGCCATGGCGGCGCGGAACAGGCTGCGCATGATATGGGTCTGCCGTTTCTGGGCCGGGTGCCGCTGGCGCTGGAAATTCGCGAGAAGAGCGATGCGGGAACCCCACCGGCTGCCGGGGACGGCCCGCAGGCGGAAAGTTTTGCCGCTCTGGCGCGGCAGCTTGCCGCATGGCTGGCGCAAAGGAACGGCTAA